The following coding sequences lie in one Eschrichtius robustus isolate mEscRob2 chromosome 17, mEscRob2.pri, whole genome shotgun sequence genomic window:
- the C17H8orf90 gene encoding LOW QUALITY PROTEIN: uncharacterized protein C8orf90 homolog (The sequence of the model RefSeq protein was modified relative to this genomic sequence to represent the inferred CDS: deleted 1 base in 1 codon), with protein sequence MASPRSGDPSLAGLPPRPVATPGETRGPAATPQPPFLDIYCGDAQLWEEHFRGIGRAYCALGKEDDFAIRVLTEDFTLPFPFAWPPGPDPARGPLFYDPHDRTGFDFLLRGPDAPPPALLRPLHNTAQAAVRRRRLEQLALSTCTRGAAPGPASRGSCPRPPPAAPSRGPWGLRRPPPAGAPPGWVSAAPKKMNKECLCFSRPEALCRTHPDGHLVPARPPGPPGGVQTASAVVREVHFVPRG encoded by the exons ATGGCTTCCCCCCGTTCCGGGGACCCCAGCCTGGCAGGTCTGCCCCCTCGTCCTGTAGCCACTCCAGGTGAGACgcgtg GTCCCGCCGCGACCCCGCAGCCCCCGTTCCTGGACATCTACTGCGGGGACGCACAGCTCTGGGAGGAGCACTTCCGCGGCATCGGGCGCGCCTATTGCGCGCTGGGCAAGGAGGACGACTTCGCCATCCGCGTGCTCACGGAGGACTTCACGCTGCCTTTTCCTTTCGCCTGGCCCCCGGGGCCCGACCCGGCCCGCGGGCCGCTCTTCTACGACCCGCACGACCGCACGGGCTTCGACTTCCTGCTGCGGGGCCCGGACGCACCGCCCCCCGCGCTGCTGCGGCCCCTGCACAACACGGCGCAGGCGGCCGTGCGCAGGCGGCGCCTGGAGCAGCTGGCGCTGAGC ACGTGCACGCGGGGGGCGGCCCCCGGCCCGGCCTCCCGCGGCTCCTGCCCTCGCCCACCGCCGGCAGCGCCTTCCCGGGGCCCGTGGGGCCTGAGGCGGCCTCCCCCGGCGGGGGCGCCCCCAGGCTGGGTTAGCGCGGCCCccaagaaaatgaataaagagtGCCTCTGCTTCTCCCGCCCCGAGGCTCTTTGCCGGACACACCCGGACGGGCATCTGGTGCCAGCTAGACCCCCGGGGCCGCCCGGGGGGGTCCAGACAGCGTCAGCGGTGGTGCGGGAGGTCCACTTTGTCCCAAGGGGATAA